A region of the Candidatus Neomarinimicrobiota bacterium genome:
GCCATCCTTATTTTCTCGGCCAACCTTAATCTGGTAAAAGAGATATTTACAATTTATACAGGACGGGCAACTGGCCGGGATCTGTGGCAGATCATGAAGCAGGTCTATTACTCCGTTGCCATTGGTGGCTCTGAGGGGGTCGAATTTGCTGTCGAGGAATTAATTTCCAAGCTGGGGTCTGATACGCTTAAAAGTATCCCCTTTTTCGATAAGGTGATGGCTTCCATTGCTGGTGGTTTTACTAATGCCGTCCTGCTGACGCGCATCTCCTTGATTACTGAAAATTATTGTAGATTAACCTATATTCAATCCACAAAAGATCTTTCTCCTGAGCCTAAAATGATCTTGGATACTACTCGCGCTATTGTGGATGAACCGATCAAATATATCAAACACCAACTCAATGATATTGCCAAACAAAAGGCCATTGATTTTTCAAAATATGCCATTAATCCCACCCGCACGGTCATTGAGAAAGCCATTGAAAAATTCACACCTCGCCAGGACGACTCTGATCGTGAAAAAAAGTCAGTTCTCAGAAGCATGGCGGTCGGTGTGAATCCCCTGAATTATTTCTCGCGTCGCAAGAAACGCAAAGTGACAATCAGATCTATCTTCAGAAAACGAAAAAAAACTGACTAATGCCGTGGAGCCAGTTGGTATAATAAATGGAACAAAATACTCCCAATGATAAACTTGTCATCAGCATGCTATGCGGACCTCCACAAATCAGCAAATATTGGCGATTGATGTTGCCTTCCGATGATTTATGACTATTATGGTCACGTTAGTATGAGTTATTCCGAACTATTTCCCCAATTATCATTCCTGCTTAAGCAACAAAATTTATCGAGGTAAACGATGTCCAGTAAAAATATTCAGCATGATACTGATCCCCAGGAAACCAGTGAATGGCTGGATTCTTTAGCTGCTGTATTCCAGGAGGAGGGGGTTAATCGGGCCCATTTTCTGGTTAATGAACTGATCGATTATGCCCGTCGTAATGGTGTGCGACTGCCCTATAGCCCCAATACATCATATTTGAATACCATTCCGGTCTCTCAGCAACCCCAATTTCCTGGTGATCGTGCGATCGAGCGTCGGATCAAATCCATCATACGTTGGAATGCCATGGCCATGGTAGTGCGAGCCAATAAAGTGAGTGATGGTATTGGTGGCCATATCTCCACCTTTGCTTCTTCGGCAACCCTGTTGGAGATCGGTTTCAATCATTTTTTTCGGTCGGCCACAGATGAATTCGGGGGCGACCTGGTCTACTTTCAGGGTCATGGATCTCCTGGGATTTATGCCCGGGCCTTTCTCGAAGGGCGAATAAATGAAGAACATCTGACAAATTTTCGTCGTGAACTTGCCCCAACAGGCGGACTGTCATCTTATCCTCATCCCTGGCTCATGCCAAATTTCTGGCAATTCCCCACAGTCTCCATGGGTCTGGGACCTTTGCAGGCCATCTATCAGGCACGTTTCATGCGCTACATGGAAAACCGTGAGCTGATCGTCAGGAGTGATCGCAAAATATGGGCTTTTCTGGGTGATGGTGAAATGGATGAACCGGAATCACTGGGTGCCATCACCTTGGCCTCACGCGAAAAGCTGGACAATCTCATTTTTGTGGTGAATTGCAATATGCAGCGTCTGGATGGACCGGTTCGTGGGAATAGCAAGATCGTTCAGGAACTGGAAGGTTCTTTTCGAGGTGCCGGTTGGAATGTGATCAAAGTTATCTGGGGTTCTGAATGGGATCCGCTTTTAGCCAACGACAAGGAGGGTCTGCTTGCCAAACGCATGGCAGAAGTTGTGGATGGTGATATTCTTAAATATATCGTTGAAGGTGGCGCATATATCCGGGAGCATTTCTTCGGCAAATATCCAGAATTACTTGAAATGGTCAATCATCTCAGCGATAAGGATCTGGAAAAACTGAAACGGGGTGGTCACGATCCTGCAAAAGTCTACGCGGCTTACGCTGAAGCTGTTACACATGCAGGTCAACCTACCGTAATTCTTACAAGCACTGTGAAGGGATATGGAATGGGCGAGGCCGGTGAAGGTAAGAATATCACTCACGGTCAGAAAAAATTGAATGATGAAGAACTCAGAGCTTTTCGCAGTCGCTTTGGTATCCCCATTTCAGATGAGGATGTAACCAAGGCACCCTTCTATCGACCAGGTGAGGATTCAGATGAAGTAAAATATTTGAAAGCACGACGGGAAGCCCTTGGCGGTAGT
Encoded here:
- a CDS encoding DUF697 domain-containing protein gives rise to the protein MLKRLALFILVLFIYLILREMLAFYVLASSANPYLGYFVLVILIAVLAYFVLIPVYKISRVSGDPGPVRKRKKELDLIERRLQLAQKNPYLKKIEFEHPKFGSALERYEQTSAELSKRADEIRRKYIVHLFYSTAVSQYGFIDAILIFSANLNLVKEIFTIYTGRATGRDLWQIMKQVYYSVAIGGSEGVEFAVEELISKLGSDTLKSIPFFDKVMASIAGGFTNAVLLTRISLITENYCRLTYIQSTKDLSPEPKMILDTTRAIVDEPIKYIKHQLNDIAKQKAIDFSKYAINPTRTVIEKAIEKFTPRQDDSDREKKSVLRSMAVGVNPLNYFSRRKKRKVTIRSIFRKRKKTD
- the aceE gene encoding pyruvate dehydrogenase (acetyl-transferring), homodimeric type, with amino-acid sequence MSSKNIQHDTDPQETSEWLDSLAAVFQEEGVNRAHFLVNELIDYARRNGVRLPYSPNTSYLNTIPVSQQPQFPGDRAIERRIKSIIRWNAMAMVVRANKVSDGIGGHISTFASSATLLEIGFNHFFRSATDEFGGDLVYFQGHGSPGIYARAFLEGRINEEHLTNFRRELAPTGGLSSYPHPWLMPNFWQFPTVSMGLGPLQAIYQARFMRYMENRELIVRSDRKIWAFLGDGEMDEPESLGAITLASREKLDNLIFVVNCNMQRLDGPVRGNSKIVQELEGSFRGAGWNVIKVIWGSEWDPLLANDKEGLLAKRMAEVVDGDILKYIVEGGAYIREHFFGKYPELLEMVNHLSDKDLEKLKRGGHDPAKVYAAYAEAVTHAGQPTVILTSTVKGYGMGEAGEGKNITHGQKKLNDEELRAFRSRFGIPISDEDVTKAPFYRPGEDSDEVKYLKARREALGGSFPVRRETAEPMQTPDLSAFRAALEGTGNRTQSTTMAFVRILSMLTKDKTLGKRIVPIVPDEARTFGMEALFRSLGIYSSVGQLYDPVDSDQYLYYREDIKGQILEEGITEAGSTSSWVSAATSYSTHGVNMMPFYIYYSMFGFQRVGDLFWLAGDIRARGFLLGATAGRTTLNGEGLQHQDGHSLLAAATIPNCRAYDPAYAYEIAVIIQHGMRRMMQDQIDEFYYITLENEPYKHPTMPEGAENGIIKGMYQLSSTGKAKKEQHVQLMGSGAILGEVLRAAELLKNDWGVTSDIWSVTSYSELRLEAQDVYRWNRLHPTEEKRSTYAGSMLKDKVGPVIA